Proteins from a genomic interval of Carnobacterium inhibens subsp. inhibens DSM 13024:
- a CDS encoding CagC family type IV secretion system protein, whose amino-acid sequence MFKKRKLTIVSAIVATGLTVMSHPAIVYGASAGQVEAKLQNAGDIVQGILTGLVVLVGTVVGLFIIIKRMPAADNPHEKNEVYQAVGRVAGLVALAAAIIWLLPWVYSLFV is encoded by the coding sequence ATGTTTAAGAAAAGAAAATTAACAATTGTTTCGGCTATTGTGGCAACAGGATTAACGGTGATGAGTCACCCAGCTATTGTTTATGGTGCATCGGCTGGACAAGTAGAAGCTAAATTGCAAAATGCGGGGGACATTGTACAAGGCATATTAACAGGGTTAGTGGTACTTGTAGGAACAGTCGTTGGATTATTCATTATTATCAAACGGATGCCTGCAGCGGACAATCCGCATGAAAAAAACGAAGTTTATCAAGCTGTTGGTCGGGTAGCGGGCTTAGTTGCTTTAGCTGCAGCCATTATTTGGTTATTGCCATGGGTTTATAGTTTATTTGTATAG
- the trsD gene encoding TrsD/TraD family conjugative transfer protein — MFPFKMNLRKEPLDDYIFRYEPKELDTGKQTLQDMSLIQAQYQDFLITKTGYLVALIEGSGVNLDLLNELEQEDVFDEFNAFLMSTIGEGDTGEVQQYLDMTTPVAFDEYVLYWKKRYLKVKEEQPINQAKVTLIASYVDYYQNLQLTNQMSTKKHLIVIRQKIKDKKHTSLELAATNLHEKVTQFIKTLENSLENYDMEARQLSSMECRKTLKHLINFSTINASKREGNVCILERNAPKKNVTNHRSTK; from the coding sequence GTGTTTCCTTTCAAAATGAACCTACGTAAAGAACCATTAGACGATTACATCTTTCGCTATGAACCAAAAGAATTGGACACAGGGAAGCAAACGTTACAAGATATGTCGTTAATTCAGGCACAATATCAAGACTTTTTAATTACAAAAACAGGCTATCTCGTCGCTTTGATTGAAGGTTCCGGGGTTAACTTGGATTTGCTAAATGAACTTGAACAAGAGGACGTTTTTGATGAATTCAATGCCTTTTTAATGTCAACTATTGGTGAAGGAGATACAGGAGAAGTACAACAGTATTTAGATATGACGACCCCAGTAGCTTTTGACGAATACGTGTTGTACTGGAAGAAACGCTATTTGAAAGTAAAAGAAGAACAACCTATTAATCAAGCAAAGGTTACTTTAATCGCAAGCTACGTGGATTACTATCAAAACTTACAATTGACGAACCAAATGAGCACAAAGAAGCATTTAATCGTGATCCGACAAAAAATAAAGGATAAAAAACACACGAGCCTTGAATTGGCTGCCACTAATCTTCATGAAAAAGTAACCCAATTTATTAAAACATTGGAGAATAGTTTAGAAAACTACGATATGGAAGCCAGGCAATTATCCTCTATGGAATGTCGGAAAACCCTGAAACACCTGATAAATTTTTCAACCATTAATGCTTCCAAAAGGGAGGGAAACGTGTGTATTTTGGAAAGAAACGCACCAAAGAAGAACGTGACCAATCACCGGTCAACAAAGTAG
- a CDS encoding VirB4 family type IV secretion system protein yields MYFGKKRTKEERDQSPVNKVETESSLDSFLDKSSLDVVYPFSWEEFPDYIESGDNFIRVIAIVDYPKVQYGNWLSELKRKKGNITISQFLQSSSSTKMIHHYNETIKNKEAELLKIYDPLKRKRLEQQIETANRQLDKYLQSNSSFIYQYTYIYLTASTLEALNDLTENITKTLIKLQMKSMIPVKGMYQSFWSALPIGENLLGDYTYKESNTEVASSMFPFDDAEILHLSPRSDVEGINKDTNSLIAIDYLDRKNTLNQNMVVIGTSGVGKTTYMIQKILRYVARDIKVFIIDPENEYSQIVEHLGGTVVHLSSNAQTKINPLEIFSEEISENIETLTIDLELLVKDKIQRVKGFFQVLKPDITQVEQAVLDSVLRNTYLNAGIFKYSSISEIKSEQYPTLENVFNEIEKLKQNDPDRFKVLKDFYYILESYVHGSTTLFNGHTNININADLLSFDLKALQNEADVQAAAYLNTFSFLWDEITKNKTENIKLVVDEFHFLTQNSEAAQFFYQAYKRFRKYNAGAIAGTQQIQDVLEGTMSDSKNVGEAIIGNSYTKVFFGLDDKGVEDLTDKLHMNFSEKEKKLLSRRKQGEALIIHGSQRAFMKVELTEEELRLKDSERYEEHYGESAIEVPNYEERIQMTPSELVEAKNFLYD; encoded by the coding sequence GTGTATTTTGGAAAGAAACGCACCAAAGAAGAACGTGACCAATCACCGGTCAACAAAGTAGAAACGGAAAGTTCATTGGATTCATTTTTGGATAAAAGTAGCCTAGACGTGGTCTATCCGTTTTCTTGGGAGGAATTTCCTGATTATATTGAAAGTGGCGACAATTTTATTCGTGTCATTGCCATTGTGGATTACCCTAAAGTTCAATATGGCAACTGGTTATCCGAACTCAAACGAAAAAAAGGGAATATCACCATTTCTCAATTCTTACAGTCGTCGAGTTCAACAAAAATGATTCACCATTACAACGAAACGATTAAGAATAAAGAAGCAGAATTATTAAAGATTTACGATCCATTAAAACGAAAGCGCTTAGAGCAACAAATTGAAACTGCAAATCGACAATTGGATAAATACTTACAAAGCAACTCCAGTTTTATTTATCAATACACGTACATTTACTTAACGGCTTCAACGTTAGAAGCATTGAATGACTTGACTGAAAATATTACTAAAACACTTATTAAATTACAAATGAAGTCTATGATACCCGTAAAAGGGATGTATCAATCTTTTTGGAGCGCACTTCCAATCGGCGAAAATTTATTAGGGGATTATACGTATAAAGAATCGAATACAGAAGTAGCGTCTAGTATGTTTCCTTTTGACGACGCTGAGATTCTACATTTATCACCTAGGAGCGACGTTGAAGGCATTAACAAGGACACAAACAGTCTCATTGCTATCGATTACTTAGATCGAAAAAATACGCTGAATCAAAACATGGTGGTTATCGGAACCAGTGGTGTTGGAAAAACGACCTACATGATTCAAAAAATATTACGGTATGTTGCTCGAGACATTAAAGTTTTTATTATTGATCCTGAGAATGAATACTCGCAAATAGTGGAACACTTAGGTGGGACAGTCGTTCATTTATCGTCAAATGCGCAAACTAAAATCAATCCTTTAGAAATTTTCTCAGAAGAAATCAGCGAGAATATCGAAACTTTAACGATTGATTTAGAGTTGTTAGTGAAAGATAAGATTCAGCGGGTAAAAGGCTTTTTTCAAGTATTAAAACCGGATATTACTCAAGTAGAGCAAGCTGTGTTGGATTCTGTTTTACGCAATACGTATCTGAATGCAGGTATTTTTAAGTATTCCAGTATTTCGGAAATCAAATCGGAACAATACCCCACGTTGGAGAATGTCTTTAATGAAATTGAAAAATTAAAACAAAACGATCCAGACCGGTTCAAGGTATTAAAAGATTTTTATTACATTTTAGAAAGTTATGTTCATGGTTCAACAACGCTTTTCAATGGCCATACAAATATAAATATTAATGCCGACTTGTTGTCGTTTGATTTGAAAGCTTTACAAAATGAAGCAGATGTCCAAGCAGCTGCTTATCTCAATACATTTAGTTTTTTATGGGATGAAATCACTAAAAACAAGACTGAAAATATTAAATTAGTGGTCGATGAATTTCATTTTTTAACTCAAAATTCAGAAGCCGCACAATTCTTTTATCAAGCGTATAAACGGTTCAGGAAGTACAACGCAGGAGCGATTGCCGGAACCCAACAGATTCAAGATGTCCTTGAAGGAACCATGAGTGACAGTAAAAATGTTGGAGAGGCTATTATCGGAAACAGCTACACAAAGGTCTTTTTTGGATTAGATGATAAAGGTGTGGAAGATTTGACGGATAAACTGCATATGAATTTCAGTGAGAAAGAAAAAAAGCTGTTGTCGCGTAGAAAACAAGGAGAAGCGTTAATCATACATGGATCTCAACGAGCGTTTATGAAGGTCGAGCTCACAGAAGAAGAACTACGGTTAAAGGATTCAGAACGGTATGAAGAACATTATGGAGAATCCGCAATAGAAGTTCCTAACTATGAAGAACGCATACAGATGACACCTAGTGAGTTGGTAGAAGCTAAAAACTTTCTATATGACTAG